A region of the Cannabis sativa cultivar Pink pepper isolate KNU-18-1 chromosome 3, ASM2916894v1, whole genome shotgun sequence genome:
tgtgacaaatgtatttttataatttttattagctaatttattatatttgatcttttttttttattttttaaagggAAATTTGCGGTAAATGTCCTAAAAAAGTTCAGGTTGATATAGATAAGCCCCCAACCTCGAAAAATAGCGGTAATAGTCCTCaatgtcatttttttattagtcTGTTAGTCCtaattttaactgagccgtttatttattcaaaatttttacatgtcgaaatattattggtccaaattattattttaattttaaataataataataataaataaataatttcttttttttgttctttttctttcttttcttcttcgtcttcttcgtcgtcttcttcttcttctcactgCCAGACCTAAAGCTTTTTCCTTTACCTTCATCGCCACTGTCAATGGAATCTCTCATCCTAAAGCTCCACGAAATCTCAGCCGTTAAATTCGGTAACTTCAAGCTCAAATCAGGCATTTCTTCCCCAATCTACATAGACCTTCGTCTAATCGTCTCATAGTCTTCTCTTCTCCGTCAAATCTCCCAAACCCTAATCTCCTCAATCCCTTCCTCCACCAAATACGACGTCGTCTGCAGTGTTCCCTACACAACTCTTCCCATCGCTACCTGCATTTCAATCTCCAATGACATCCCCATGCTCATTTGTCGCAAGGAGGTCAAGGATTACGGCACTGCCAAAGCCATCGAAGGACACTTCAAACTGGACCAAATCTGCCTCATCATCGAAGATCTCGTCACTAGCGGCACCTCCGTTCTCGAAACTGTTGCTCCGTTAAGATCCGTTGGGCTTACGGTTACTAATACTTTGAACGTTTGGTATATATCTAAATGGGTATTACTAGTTTTATTCTATGGGGGGAATTTCCATGATTgaatattgtttgattatatatgGTTGAACTTGTAAGGTAGTGAATCATTGATCCACCATATCTGAAATTCCCAGAGCTTGCagggaagaagaaaagaaagaaaaagaaaaaaagaaattatttatttatttacattttttaaaattaaaataataatttggactaataatatttcgacacgtcgcaatttcaaaaaaaataaacggctcagttaaaattaTGACTAacggacaaataaaaaatatgacctTGAGGACTATTACCGCTATTTTTCGAGATTGGGGACTTATAGTATCAGACTGAACTTTTTGAAAACTTCTACCACAAATatccttttttaaaaaatgggacatttactaacttagttttaaaatttggaGGTATTTTGCATCTCAGcctattttatttcttatttttgcCATCCATTTAGGCCTGGACAGCTATGTGGCCATTTCACATACCTGGCCCATTAATCAAAAGCTGAATTCCAATATTCATTACTGATAACGCTATCTGGGTACCTTCCTCTCTTCGTGACTGTATGAACTCGTAGTTCATAAAGTTCTAATAATGTTTTCGAAATTCCAAAAAGCAACTGATAAGCTTAGGACATTCGTACATAAGAGAACAAATTATTGTCGAGCGTTCGGAAGGCCACCGACTATGACGAAGAATAGCTCTTCCAACCCCAAAATCCAGACACTTTACGACCTTTGTAACAAGACATTTACGCCTTCGGGGTCTCCTCCCCCAACCTCAGAAGCCATCCAGAGGATCTGCTCTGTTTTGGGTATTTCACTGTATTACCTTTTTCTGctctcaatattttttttagtaagagTTTCTACAACTGATATCCCCTTCTGTACATTTTAAGAGTTCTGGGTTTTACTTTTTGTGCATAAGTTTAATTTGGGTTTTGCTTGTCTCGGTGATGAGTTGAAGAATTTAGCTATGTCTCAAGcattaaaaccataaaaactATTTATGTTTTCATAATCTGGTGCTGCATGGTGCATAATGAAGCATTCTTTTTAgtcttaaaatttaattagtgttCTTACTTTTACGTGATAAGCATTGATGTGGAATAAGCTTTAATTGCACTAATGCTTAATATTGAGTTTTCTGACTTTGTGAAACAAAATTTTACTTTTCTATAGCTCAGTTTTTTATGCATCACAGTGTTGACAGGTTATTTATTTTCTTCCATTGCGCTTAACATACAGCTTAGTGATTTCGTCAGATCCTATTCTTAAGAAGTTATtctattcttttaaaaaatattggttTTGCGTTTGTAATTATAATTAGTGACATTGATAATATTTCAGACACAATAAGTCCGGCTGATGTTGGCCTTAAGGAGGTAAATCCTGATGAAGATAGGGGTCATGGCTTTTTTGGCATTGACCAGCTAAATAGAGTTGCTCGATGGGCTCAACCAATAACTTACATGGATGTATATGAATCTGATAGCTTCACGGTAAGTGTTGTTATCTCTATACTATtctataattgaaatttttaaattttttgatccAGGTATGGATTCAACATAGTAAATCTCAAATAGAAGCTTTTGGTTCTAGCATAGAGTTTCTTGCTTCGCAAAAAATGTAGGGTGAGAacaagttttaaaaaataaaggccTTTAAGCCCAGTTATAATTACATGATAGCTCTCAAGTTTTAAAAATCTGCTTTGTGCCTGTTTGGTCaccatttaaaattataatagataATACTTTGGTGAAAAACAAGGATGTTATGTATTATGTTCTCAAGCTTTCTATGTGCCACATTTTCATAAGAAGTTTGAGATAAAATTCAGCCAAAACAGTTTTAGTTAGTTAGCCTTTAAAAAGGTTGTGAAAAATTTACTTGAAAATTCAAGTAATTGATTTTCATGCAGATGTGCATATTCTGTTTCCCTACTTCATCAGTCATACCACTCCATGACCATCCTGGGATGAATGTTTTTAGCAAAATTCTATATGGCTCTTTGCATGTAAAAGCTTATGATTGGGTTGAGCCTGCCATCATCAAGGAAAGCAACGGACCGGTATACTTTCCAGGTCTGCTCTAATAGTTTATGGACATTTTACTTTCCTGGTCTCTTGAATACGTCTCTGATAGATTGCGCCCTTTATGTTTTTGAATTACATGGATAAAGAAAAGGTCTACAAAAACATGTTGGCAATCCAATTCTGTAGTTATTCTCAAAGGtgggaaaaataatttatttgagaAACAATGGGGTCTCCTAGGGCTGGCAATAGTGTTTCCTTTCAAATTTCCAAATGAGCTCCAAGGGTAAAGTTGTGGCCCATATCTGAAGCACTTAAGTCAATGAAAAGAGGAAGTTTGGCATTTCTAGgtcattttagaaagtttgcGGCGACTTATGTCTGcatacatttttattttcttttatgcaATTAGAATATTGAAACTTAAATAGAGTGGATTTTGGTTCCCTATTAGAACTTGAATATTGTCACCTGCtttatatatctaattaatatGGCTAGATTAATCGCACTCATAGTGTTTTAGACAGTTAGTACTAAGAGATGATATGCTCACAACAACTGTGCATAACTTTTTTCTTTTCGAACAATGAACATTTCAATGAAAATAGCCAAAGTTCAATACATCCAATAAAAAGGATGGAAAATTTTCCATCCATACAAATTCACCATCCACCCTGATAGCATGAATAGCGAATCCATTAGCGACCTTATTGGCCGAACATCAAACATGAATTAGAGATATTTtaggaaaattaaataataaacttgCAATATCTTCTAAAGAATATCCTAAGGCATCAGTACAATATAAGAATCTCTTAAAGAAAGCACAAAATCAAAACCAAAATCTTATAATATGTAGAGGCTGCTCAAGCAAAACAGACCAGTCCAAAGCCGCCACCATCAAAGCTATAGCTTCTGGTTTAATGACCATGAAACCCCTTACAAAAACATTATAGGACATGATGAGAATAGGCATAGACCTAACAACTGTAATAAAAATTGAGGTATTAAATGGACAAAATTTAGGGTCCTAAATGGAAGGGATAAACATCCCTTGAGTTGACTAAGAACATCTGAAAGGTATAAACAAATAATAGTCATTAGGAAGCAAATTGGAGATATACCAACAATAAATACtttaatatattcattaaagcAATTAAAGTTgactttatatataaaatttaagattAAAGAGATTATCAAAGAAACACAACATAAAAGTATATCTTCAATATGTAGTAATATATTCAAATAAAGACTGGGTCTAAGCGATCCACCTACACCACTCTTGTGAAGACTTTACTTGATTTATAATCATATTATTAGGACACTTTCAAGGATAAATGGCTAGAAAACAATGAAAACCCCCTTAGATTAACTAGGAACTTTTATAAGGTAAAAACGGAGAGCAGAAATCAGAAAAAAACATATGAAAAGTAAATAGGAGTAATACCAACAAAAAAAACACTGGTATATAATCATTGCAGCAAATAAAGtagatattatatataaaactcTAGCTTAAGAGATGTCATAGAACAACCTAAAAGTATATAGTATGAAGTAATATATTCAAATAAAGCCTGGTGTATGTGCTCCACCTACACCACTCTCTGTTAAAGACTTTATATTATCATACTAATAGTTAAGTGTCAAGGTTAAACGACTAACAAACAATGAAAACTATCATCTAATCTGTCCAAATTTTTAAACACACTGACATAACAGGATTTTTCATTCAATCACTttgttaaagatcttgtgaagtCACTGTATAGAAATTTGGTGCATACTTTATGGATACACTACATTAAAATGTTATATTATGGTTTTCATTATCAGGATGTATGGCACGTCGGTGACTCTGTGATGGAACAAAGAGTCGTTCCAGTTGTAATACGCAGTtttcttaattacttttatgataTACCATTAGACTTTTAAGAAGCCAGTTTTAATAATAGCTCTCTTGATATATTGCTTTTGGTTTTCACAATTCAAGGGGCTAGACAACTTATTTCAAagtgtaaatatttttaatttttgcagTGAGACTGGCAAAACTGGTCGCTGACAATGTTATTACTGCACCTTGTGACACATCGGTGTTATATCCAAAGAGTGGGGGAAATCTACATTGTTTTACTGCAGTTACCCCTTGTGCCGTTCTTGATGTTCTTGCACCTCCTTACAGAGAAAACGCTGGTAGAAGATGTACCTACTATCATGACTACCCTTACAGTGCATTCTGTAAGTAGCTGGATTATGTTTCATTTAATTTCTCTATATTTTGAAGAAAGTACTGATGTGTTGAGCTTTGGTTGTTAAAAATTGGTTTTTTGGTGACACTTTTTTTTCTCAAGTGAAATGAATGGTAGAGAGCTTTAATCTTCTTTAAAGATCTCCACCATTAATTTTCACTAGGGAAAAATCAAGTGTTGCTAAGGAAGCCTAATAACATTTTACCCCAGCAAACCAAGTAAAGTTAGGGGATGAGAAGGAGACCTACGCATGGCTTGCCCAGATAGAAACTCCAGATGATTTGTATATGCGCCAGGGAAAATATGTTGGCCCAACTATTCGGGTCTGAAGCTTAGGCAAAGCACTGAGAGGGATGATTCAGTGGAGTTTCAATTTCCATACATTCCAGTCTCCCGATGCTAGTTCTTATTATGGCTCAGAGAAGCTTTACTAGAGAAATGCTTCTGTGAAGTGCCTATCAATGATTCTTTATAAGAGCCATCTGTAACTTGGAAACTTGTAAAGCTGTTTATGTAAGCTAAATCGTGTTTTTGCTCTTTAATGTGCCTTGGCAAGATCTCTTTATTTAAATAGTTTGTACTTGCTCATGTAAATAATGTTTGCATTATCAACAGTAGTAATAAACTCTCAGAAACTTGTCAAAATTCGATATAAATTAATTGTGAAGTGCTTATTGGGAAGATGCTAGTCAATCCGACCAAATATCAGAAATCAGAATTGCTTCATAATAGAATAGAAATGGCCGAAAACCGTGGATAATATCATAATGAATGATAAGGCGCTAAAGATGGTCAATTTCAATATTAAAGATCTCATAGAGCACACTAAATTACAAGGGAACCACAAAGTACAATTAAGAACAGCTTCTGATCTAAAACTGGATGGAATTGACCAGTAATTTCgtttattagtttatttgattttataaaaacacacgtGCCTCTTTATGTCCATATCTCGGCAAAAACTACTGTTCAAATGACATCTAAGTTGATATACTCTTGCAGTCAAACACCACGTGAACACTTTTACCAAAAGAAACAATGATCTTGCATTTCCAGTCACCTCCTCACGGTGATCTGAAAGCTTCACCAGCGTAACGTACACTCCCAATTTCCTCTTCAATTCGCAGTAGCTGTAATAGATGAAACCCCAGAAGTGAATTAAAGCAACGGTCAGATAAATGCAGAAAATTTTAATAGAAAGAAGGAAAAAAGAATCATGCATATAAAATAGCCAGGAGAAAATCTATAGCATTCTACAATATTAAAACCAAAACAATTGAGTAGCGTTATTGAAGTTTTGAAGAAACCACAAAGTGCATATGCCACTTTGCGCAGTTCACCAAATAAAACAAAGACAAAGTTGGGACATTGGAACTGATTTGCAAAATTCAAATCTATCCCGACCAACTAGATAGTTAGCATGTTTATTTTTCCAAGCATAACATCAATGCAATGTGCTACTACCGTGGGTTAGATTTAAACAGGAAGAGTATGGGGATGAGTATTAGACCCCAAGATAGCAGAATATGGTAGAGATTAAATAAAAAGCGTATATGAGTCATTGTATTGAGGGGTGGTTTTGTGAGTGAGAATTAGTTAGTATATATAGGATAGTAAGGAAGAAGTTATGCATGAATTGAGATTTCTCTCTACATCAAGGTCCGAAAAGATCAATGTCTTTTCTGTACTAAGCTTTCCATTACTGCTCTTATTTTCCGGTCAACTACTCTATTATTGCTTTTCTGTACTAAGCTTTCCATTACTGCTCTTATTTTTCAGTCAATGAAACTACTCTATTATTGATTGATTTGTTACTGTTCCATTGCCCTGTGATTACATATGCATAGGTGACTATCCGGTGCATATCAACGAGCGAGGAGATAAATAATGATTTACAGCTTAATTTGTAGAATACGAATTTACAGGTAATCAATGCAGTCAAATTAGTTAGTATATCATGCTCTATAGCCATCAATCATGGGATGGAAATGAGATTTAATTGTTGAGCATGCCAAACATGAACACCATGTGCTACAATCATGAGTAAGTTGTAAGGGAGATAGAGTTTTGACGAGAGATGAAAACAAATAATGATCAAGTATTTAAGTGTACCTGATTGTACTTGGCCAATCGCTCACTTCGGCATGGGGCTCCAGTCTTGATCTACACAACAGAATATGTAATTATCATTATACAGAACATTTACTAAAAAGTCAGTAAGGTATCAAAAACAAAATAGTCAACTACAAACCTGTCCACTGGCCAAACCAACAGAAAGATCAGCAATAAAGTTATCCTCAGTTTCTCCACTGCGATGGCTAACCATAACACCCCAACCAGCAGCTTTCGAGTCAAGTGCTGCTTGAATAGATTCAGTAACTGAGCCAATCTGATTAACCTGCAATTCAATGAAGGAAAGGAAGTGAGTAAAATTGGTAGCAATATTCACAGCGTCCAATATTCAACCTTATATTTgcaaagtaaaaataaatacaagatAAGTTTCACGAGAAGACTTGAGCTGAAAGTGGAGATCCTCTAAAAAGAAAATTCCTATTAACGAAAGTAAGAGCAACACAGTTCCAAATGCTCgtacatttttcaaaaaaagaatGGCCTTAACATTGTAAAACACAACTTCATTACAAGAAAGAATGAACTAAAATGACGTAGTTATAGATGCTTGCCTTTAAAAGCAGACCATTGCAAGCCTTCTTCTGTATTGCCTCAGAAATTTTCTTTGGGTTAGTGACCAGCAAATCATCTCCCACAATCTGAATATCAACAGAAGACTGCAGTGCAGTCCATGAACTCCAATCATCTTGGTCAAAAGGGTCTTCAATGGACACAATGGggaaatctttaacaaactcctTGTAGAGATCTCCTAGCCTCTGAGCAGAAAGTACATGAGCTCCATCATTTGGTTGTTTCTTAAAGTTAAGATCATACTTGCCATCTTTTGTGAGAAACTCTGAAGCTGCAACGTCCATTCCTATTTTGATCTGTAGCATTGTTTGTTTTGAGTCCACATACAGATAAAAGTATAAACTAATAACCATACAGAGCAATGAATTAAACCAATGAGTCCTACCTTGCCAGTGTAACCAGCCTTTTCAATTGCGTCAATCAGTAAAACAAGTCCCTCCCTATTATCCTGGACATTTGGTGCAAAACCCCCTTCATCTCCCACATTGCAAGCATCTTGTCCATATTTCGTTTTGATAATGCCCTTCAAAATATGATACACTGTTTCAACAAGAAAAAAAGCAGAGTACGTTACAACATTATAACAGAACAACTAACAATATTTGATTAACAAAAATAACTTAACCAACCTTCACTGCCCATACGAAGTGCCTCAGAAAATGAGCTTGCACCTACAGGCAATATCATGAACTCCTGCATGGCCAGATTGTTCCCCGCATGGCTACCACCATTGATAACATTAAAAGCTGGAACCGGCATAACAAGCTCCTTCGTTCCGGAAATTTCCTGAATGTGCCTGTACAAGGGTATTCCCTTTGCTCCCGCACCCGCTCTACACACGCTCAGAGACACTCCCAATATTGCATTAGCCCCAAGTTTCGACTTGTTCGGAGTCCCATCAATATCCAGCATAATCGCATCCACATCAGCTTGATTTCTTAAATGCCAGAAATGGAGAAACAATCATAATTAGAATAAAGAACATCCACTTATCAACAAACTTCAAGAACTTAATAATTATCATCAAGGTCaacaaatatataaatgaaaGACGATGGATAACGTAAAGGGCACAGATCATTGATAGAtttgtgaaagaaaaaaaatatcattataatattttgatGAGTTTTAAGTTACATCGTTTCTTACTGCCTACAACACTGAAAAAACAAATGAGTATTGGAAATATAAACGAAAACGAACCTGACATCAACGCCAATAAGCTTGGGAGCGATAATCTCGTTGATGTTCTGAACAGCTTTAAGCACACCTTTACCTCCATAAACGCTTTTATCCCCATCTCTGAGCTCCAGAGCCTCATAGATCCCAGTGGAGGCGCCACTAGGCACAGCCGATCGGTAGAGATTATCAGTGATCAGATCAACTTCAACGGTCGGATTCCCTCTACTATCAATGATCTGACGGGCCTTGACAGACTTCACAGCGTGCTCCTTAGCAACCTTGGCAGTCGCCGACGGCGCAGCGGTGACGGAGCATTGTACCGAATTGGAAGGACGGCGAGATTGGAAAGAAGGGATGGAAGTGACGAAATGGGGTTTGGAGAAAGGTTTGGTAGAAAGGAATGGTTTTTGGAGAAGAATGTTGTTAGTGGAGGGATGAGAAGCCATAGCCATGCTTCTCTAAGTTGGTAAAATATGATGGTTTTGTTGATTTGAAAGAGAAATACAAAGAAATGGTGTTTGATATTAAAAAGGAGGGAAAGTGTGGGAAAGTCCGCCAAGGAGGCGATGAAAGCAAGCAGTGCAGTGTGTATATTAGAAGAGAGATTAGGTGGCGTTATTAGGGTGGGTTGGTGAGGCTTACAGAGAGAGCCGTCTTTTGAACCTTTGGACAAGCGAAGACTGGGAAAGGTGGCTGCGTTAGGTGAGTGAGTCTGTTAGTGCATGtttttttattatctatttattatttttcttttttatgtttttgtttcttttgtatTATTTTCGTGTAGGCCACTACAATTGCCTAAGTTACACATTTCCTTATCTAATAAtccaataataacaataataataataacaagaaaaatattaaaaagcaCCCGCACTATATAGCTATAAGTGTTAGAACGTTCAATATAGTTTAATGAATAATTagcaattttatttctaaactttttACATTACCCTTAACATAtacaatttattaataatatcttTTGAAATTTAACTTTTACATTAACTTTGGTCATTCTATCACACCAGTTTAGCACAGTTGTGCTGCAGGaaaaaatagttataattgTGCTGTGAGAAAAAACGATTATAGCAGAACTGTAGAAAAAAACTAAGCTAAGTATTtagtaaatataaattttaaagtgtTGTAAATTGTTAAAATTCTACTATAATAATGAGAatgttataatttaatttgtgataATCATACATGGGTGCACTGGTATTATCTatgaatgggtaaaattagaaaatttttaaatttttatgcttaatttttttatctgattaaaaaaatctctcatttttatatcatgtgggctgagattgttccatcggtaaaaaaaaaaaaattaaaaaacagttttttaacaagaaaaataagaaaagaaaaagttgagtttgagttaaatatttttgtatgaacatatttttgatatagtgtaaaaagagatattttttga
Encoded here:
- the LOC115711384 gene encoding plant cysteine oxidase 3 isoform X1 encodes the protein MFSKFQKATDKLRTFVHKRTNYCRAFGRPPTMTKNSSSNPKIQTLYDLCNKTFTPSGSPPPTSEAIQRICSVLDTISPADVGLKEVNPDEDRGHGFFGIDQLNRVARWAQPITYMDVYESDSFTMCIFCFPTSSVIPLHDHPGMNVFSKILYGSLHVKAYDWVEPAIIKESNGPVYFPVRLAKLVADNVITAPCDTSVLYPKSGGNLHCFTAVTPCAVLDVLAPPYRENAGRRCTYYHDYPYSAFSNQVKLGDEKETYAWLAQIETPDDLYMRQGKYVGPTIRV
- the LOC115711384 gene encoding plant cysteine oxidase 3 isoform X2, which produces MFSKFQKATDKLRTFVHKRTNYCRAFGRPPTMTKNSSSNPKIQTLYDLCNKTFTPSGSPPPTSEAIQRICSVLDTISPADVGLKEVNPDEDRGHGFFGIDQLNRVARWAQPITYMDVYESDSFTMCIFCFPTSSVIPLHDHPGMNVFSKILYGSLHVKAYDWVEPAIIKESNGPVYFPVRLAKLVADNVITAPCDTSVLYPKSGGNLHCFTAVTPCAVLDVLAPPYRENAGRRCTYYHDYPYSAFLK
- the LOC115709404 gene encoding enolase 1, chloroplastic; the protein is MAMASHPSTNNILLQKPFLSTKPFSKPHFVTSIPSFQSRRPSNSVQCSVTAAPSATAKVAKEHAVKSVKARQIIDSRGNPTVEVDLITDNLYRSAVPSGASTGIYEALELRDGDKSVYGGKGVLKAVQNINEIIAPKLIGVDVRNQADVDAIMLDIDGTPNKSKLGANAILGVSLSVCRAGAGAKGIPLYRHIQEISGTKELVMPVPAFNVINGGSHAGNNLAMQEFMILPVGASSFSEALRMGSEVYHILKGIIKTKYGQDACNVGDEGGFAPNVQDNREGLVLLIDAIEKAGYTGKIKIGMDVAASEFLTKDGKYDLNFKKQPNDGAHVLSAQRLGDLYKEFVKDFPIVSIEDPFDQDDWSSWTALQSSVDIQIVGDDLLVTNPKKISEAIQKKACNGLLLKVNQIGSVTESIQAALDSKAAGWGVMVSHRSGETEDNFIADLSVGLASGQIKTGAPCRSERLAKYNQLLRIEEEIGSVRYAGEAFRSP